In a genomic window of Microterricola viridarii:
- a CDS encoding carbohydrate ABC transporter permease, translated as MTTSTLAEHATPPAPPLPPSGRRRPNSRPSGRRPGRIRAKLAKIPLNLAVVFILVITVYPLIWLLLSSFKTNDEFVNGSVFALPETINWQNYIDAWTTGNMGQYLSNSVLAVFPALALIILLGTAAGFALEVMVWKGRNGVLLAFLVGIMVPGQMILLPLFTVYFQTGLSGSLWPLIITYTGIGLPLTVFMMATFFRSIPREVFEASTLDGAGIIRSFFTIGFPMVRNGIFTIALVQFFFIWNDLLIALTFTNSSSLRTIQVGLLNFTGEYGAMQYGPLFAAICINVFGTLVIYLALNQRVMKGLTAGSVKG; from the coding sequence ATGACCACCAGCACGCTGGCCGAACACGCCACCCCGCCCGCTCCGCCCCTCCCGCCCTCCGGCCGCCGTCGGCCCAACAGCCGGCCCAGCGGCCGCCGGCCCGGCCGCATCCGCGCCAAGCTCGCGAAGATCCCGCTCAACCTCGCCGTGGTGTTCATCCTCGTGATCACCGTCTACCCCCTGATCTGGCTCCTGCTCAGCTCGTTCAAGACCAACGATGAGTTCGTCAACGGCTCGGTCTTCGCACTGCCGGAGACGATCAACTGGCAGAACTACATCGATGCCTGGACCACGGGCAACATGGGGCAGTACCTGAGCAACAGCGTCCTGGCCGTGTTCCCGGCCCTCGCGCTCATCATCCTCCTGGGCACGGCCGCCGGGTTCGCGCTCGAGGTCATGGTGTGGAAGGGGCGCAACGGCGTCCTCCTGGCCTTCCTCGTCGGCATCATGGTGCCCGGGCAGATGATCCTCCTGCCGCTGTTCACCGTCTACTTCCAGACGGGGCTCTCTGGCTCGCTGTGGCCGCTGATCATCACCTACACCGGCATCGGGCTGCCGCTGACGGTCTTCATGATGGCGACCTTCTTCCGCTCCATCCCCCGCGAGGTCTTCGAGGCGTCGACGCTCGACGGCGCCGGCATCATCCGCTCCTTCTTCACCATCGGATTCCCCATGGTGCGAAACGGCATCTTCACGATCGCCCTGGTCCAGTTCTTCTTCATCTGGAACGACCTGCTCATCGCGCTGACATTCACGAACAGCTCGTCGTTGCGCACGATCCAGGTCGGATTGTTGAACTTCACCGGTGAGTACGGGGCGATGCAATACGGCCCGCTGTTCGCCGCGATCTGCATCAACGTGTTTGGAACGCTCGTCATCTATCTCGCCCTCAACCAGAGAGTGATGAAGGGCCTCACGGCCGGATCCGTCAAGGGCTGA
- a CDS encoding alpha-L-rhamnosidase, with amino-acid sequence MSTPRTSDPIDRSIVVAAPRFEQLTEPLGIGVAAPRVSWKTRIEPGDADAAPFTQTGYQLETTRAGVVTLGEVIDSAEQVLVPWQFPALSSRESASVRVRVRNGGGLWTDWSEAASVEAGLLDPADWVAVPVGPAWAEDLEAERRPPLVRREFSLPDDIAAARLYVTAHGLAEVEINGIRIGRDALAPDWTVYGQRLTYRSYDVTEALTAGDNAIGAWLGDGWYRGRIGFHGGYPNLYGSDISLIAQLEVTHHDGRRTVVATDSDWSAGFGPILASNLYFGEHYDAREERAGWSEPGFDDAGFTPVAIAKRDPATIVAPQGPPVRCTETLRPVSVSTSPSGATVLDFGQNLVGRLRIRVAGERGATVTLRHAEVMQDGEIYTRPLRGALATDRYTLAGADTEIWEPRFTFHGFRYAEITGWPGEFDPSMVEALVYHSDMERTGWLETSDPLINRLHENVVWGMRGNFVGLPTDCPQRDERLGWTGDIQVFAPTASFLYDCSGLLSSWLRDVEAEQLDDGTVPWYVPVIPGGAEWTPIRPGAVWGDVAVLTPWVLFERFADRGVIATQYGSAKRWVDLIDKLAGEDHLWNEGFQLGDWLDPAAPPHDPADATTDRYLVATAYFAESAKRLAETAAELGLADDAAHYFGLATAVRAAFVGEYVLPSGALTSDAQTAYSLAIVFDLLPSAEQRSFAGARLAELVREAGNRIATGFAGTPVISEALTLTGHVATAYDLLFEDKCPSWLYTVKQGGTTIWERWDSLMPDGTVNPGGMTSFNHYALGAVADWMHTTIGGIRSTEPGFRRISVRPLPDARIHSASAAHESPYGRIEVSWQVDGDSFSARVVVPVGVTADIELLGQVTETVTHGVHEYRIAAPAAAVAALV; translated from the coding sequence ATGTCCACACCCCGCACATCCGACCCGATCGACCGCAGCATCGTGGTGGCCGCGCCGCGCTTCGAGCAGCTCACCGAGCCGCTCGGCATCGGTGTCGCCGCGCCGCGTGTCTCCTGGAAGACACGGATCGAACCGGGCGATGCGGATGCCGCGCCCTTCACCCAGACCGGCTACCAGCTCGAGACGACCAGGGCCGGCGTCGTCACCCTCGGCGAGGTCATCGACTCCGCCGAGCAGGTGCTGGTGCCGTGGCAGTTCCCCGCGCTCAGCTCGCGCGAGAGCGCCAGTGTGCGCGTGCGGGTGCGCAACGGGGGTGGTCTGTGGACCGACTGGAGTGAGGCGGCATCCGTTGAGGCTGGCCTGCTCGATCCGGCTGACTGGGTTGCCGTGCCGGTCGGCCCGGCCTGGGCGGAAGACCTGGAGGCCGAGCGCCGCCCTCCGCTCGTGCGCCGAGAGTTCAGCTTGCCCGATGACATCGCCGCGGCGCGTCTCTACGTGACCGCCCACGGGCTCGCCGAGGTGGAGATCAACGGCATCCGCATCGGCCGCGACGCTCTCGCGCCCGACTGGACCGTCTACGGGCAGCGACTCACCTACCGCAGCTACGACGTGACCGAGGCGCTCACCGCCGGCGACAACGCGATCGGCGCATGGCTCGGCGACGGCTGGTACCGCGGCCGGATCGGCTTCCACGGCGGCTACCCGAACCTGTACGGCAGCGATATCTCGTTGATCGCCCAGCTCGAGGTGACGCATCACGACGGCCGGCGCACCGTGGTCGCCACCGACTCCGACTGGTCGGCGGGCTTCGGACCGATCCTGGCCTCCAACCTGTACTTCGGCGAGCACTACGACGCCCGCGAGGAGCGTGCCGGCTGGTCGGAGCCCGGCTTCGACGACGCCGGCTTCACCCCCGTCGCGATCGCCAAGCGCGACCCGGCGACGATCGTGGCGCCGCAGGGGCCTCCCGTGCGCTGCACCGAGACGCTGCGCCCGGTGAGCGTGTCGACCTCGCCGTCGGGGGCGACCGTGCTCGACTTCGGCCAGAACCTCGTCGGCCGCCTCCGCATCCGGGTCGCCGGGGAGCGCGGGGCAACCGTCACGCTGCGCCACGCCGAGGTGATGCAGGACGGCGAGATCTACACCAGGCCGCTCCGTGGCGCCCTCGCGACCGACCGCTACACGCTGGCAGGCGCCGACACCGAGATCTGGGAGCCGCGCTTCACGTTCCACGGCTTCCGCTACGCCGAGATCACCGGCTGGCCGGGGGAGTTCGACCCGTCGATGGTCGAAGCGCTGGTCTACCACTCCGACATGGAGCGCACCGGCTGGCTGGAGACCTCGGACCCGCTCATCAATCGCCTGCACGAGAACGTGGTGTGGGGCATGCGCGGCAACTTCGTCGGGCTCCCCACAGACTGCCCGCAGCGTGACGAGCGCCTCGGCTGGACGGGGGACATCCAGGTGTTCGCGCCGACCGCCTCCTTCCTCTACGACTGCTCCGGACTGCTCAGCTCCTGGTTGCGCGACGTCGAGGCCGAGCAGCTGGATGACGGAACCGTGCCGTGGTACGTGCCGGTGATCCCGGGCGGCGCCGAGTGGACGCCGATCCGCCCCGGCGCGGTGTGGGGCGACGTCGCGGTGCTCACGCCGTGGGTGCTGTTCGAGCGCTTCGCCGACCGGGGCGTCATCGCGACGCAGTACGGCAGCGCCAAGCGCTGGGTCGACCTGATCGACAAGCTGGCGGGCGAGGACCACCTGTGGAACGAGGGGTTCCAGCTGGGCGACTGGCTCGACCCCGCCGCACCCCCGCACGATCCGGCGGATGCGACGACGGATCGCTACCTGGTGGCGACGGCGTACTTCGCCGAGTCCGCGAAGCGCCTCGCAGAGACGGCCGCCGAGCTCGGCCTCGCCGACGATGCCGCCCACTACTTCGGCCTCGCTACTGCGGTGCGCGCGGCCTTCGTCGGCGAGTACGTGCTGCCGAGCGGAGCGCTCACGAGCGACGCGCAGACCGCCTACTCGCTGGCGATCGTGTTCGATCTGCTGCCGAGCGCCGAGCAGCGCAGCTTCGCCGGCGCGCGACTGGCCGAACTCGTGCGGGAGGCGGGCAACCGCATCGCAACCGGCTTCGCGGGCACCCCGGTGATCTCGGAGGCGCTCACCCTCACTGGCCACGTCGCCACGGCCTACGACCTCTTGTTCGAAGACAAGTGCCCCTCGTGGCTCTACACCGTCAAGCAGGGGGGCACCACGATCTGGGAGCGCTGGGACAGCCTCATGCCAGACGGCACGGTGAACCCCGGCGGGATGACGTCCTTCAACCACTACGCGCTGGGCGCCGTGGCCGACTGGATGCACACCACGATCGGCGGCATCCGCTCGACTGAGCCCGGATTCCGCCGCATCAGCGTGCGCCCGCTGCCGGACGCCAGGATCCACTCCGCCTCGGCCGCCCACGAGTCGCCCTACGGCCGCATCGAGGTCTCCTGGCAGG